DNA from Ictalurus punctatus breed USDA103 chromosome 7, Coco_2.0, whole genome shotgun sequence:
CAATTAAACTAAATATTGAGGTCCAGTCACATGTAGACATTAtcacatattttttattttcatgtagtATTACTTACTTTAAATGTATGTCttccttcaggtactccagGCTTTCCTGGCTTCCCTGGTATTACTGGACCTAAGGGAGAGAAGGGAGACGCAGGTCAGTCAAGCTTCAGCCCTGTCGGTTTGCCTGGAGACAGAGGGTTACCTGGACCTCCAGGTCCACCTGGACCTCGAGGCATAACTGAAACaagtaagattttttttgacTGATAGATTTCCTTTTCCCGTTTTTGAAGTAGACTTTTTAAGCAGCACTAGGCAAACTTTATGTGTTTATGTCAGCTATAAAGTCTAATGTGTCtaattttaatgtgtttagCTATATTTTAGGGATGGAGGAtacctaaataaataatgcaattattaaattaaatatgtcATACATATTTCATAATTTACTTGCTAAATATGAATTATGGCATTCTATAAATGTTCAGATCAGTTGTGTTATTTTAGATTTAGATCCACAAGCATGGGTGGACATTGCTGTGAAGAATTTTAGGTGTCAAAGTGACATTAATATTACATACAGtgattgttttttcccctcttggTAAAGATGAATTGGTTGGCCCATGCTTTGTGGTGACTAAAGGTCAAATAATACAAGGTAGTCTGTTTTTAGTGGTCATGTTGCATattaataatgcaaaaaaaaactgccCAGTAAAACATTGTTTCTTATTATGACCAAAAAGTATATAGATGATCAACCATAAATATACAGATGATCTCATAAACAGTCTATATTCTTACTCACAAAACATGCTTCATTGAGTGTCTACCTCATGCATGGAAACTGAAATAGGTAGGATACCTTTGTTAAAGCATGGCTTGATATGTTTTAAGACATACAGACTTCCATCTCTGAGTCAGTGGATAGAGATACTTTCATTGGATAGGTCTACATAAATCTTGCTTTATGTGTTTACCTTACAACTATGGTGTTGCTAACGAACATTTCCAAcatataattgaaaaaaaaatgaacatttggGTTCTATACAGACATTTGACCTCTGAACTTAATTTCAAAAGACATAATGATTATGACAAAGTTTAACACATGGGATAATTTGTTATTTTGCCAAATCAACTAATGTTGCCTTGCCACTGGTCAGCTCTGATTCCTGGGGACAAGACTGGAACACCAGGTGTAAAAGGCAGCAGAGGTCAACTGGGAGTTAAAGGTTTTAAAGGAGCCAAAGGTAAGGAATCTTGTACTTAACAAGTCCACAGACATGCTTGGAAAAGAACTTGGATTGAGTCTAATGTCCTGGATATACATATTTACATGGGTTAAATTGTAGGTTGTCACTTTTTTGTAGGTGAAGTTGGACTTTGTGATTGCTTTGGTGAAGACATCTCTGGCAGAGAGGGCCCTCAAGGATTTCAAGGGCTCCCCGGTTTTGCAGGGCTCAGTGGGCGGAAAGGAGAGGTTGGTGACCCAGGACCTCCAGGACTCTATGGACCACAAGGGCCAATTGTAAGTGACATGAACCTATAATGGCTATTGAATTTGGTAGAATATCATAAGGCATGAATCAAAGTCAAGTTAGAAAAAGGGTGCTGCAAATGTGAACTGCTCTTCAGAATTGCTACCATTCAAGCCTAATGTTGCGCCTAACATTGTGCTTATTTTAAGGGTCGTCCTGGAGAGCGTGGCTTTACTGGGATTAAAGGAGAGAAAGGAAACCCTTATTATGCTGCTAGACGAGGACAGAAGGGTGACATTGGTCAGCAAGGGCCTGCTGGTCCTACAGGTGACATCGGCCAACCTGGAAGAAATGGAGCCGCTGGTTTTCCTGGTGCACCAGGACTACCGGTAAGTGGATAGTGTAGTGATCAGTCAAGTATCCAAACAGCTCTTCTTGCCAGTTAGACACAAAATTGTGTCTTTACTTTCTGTGTCTTTCTCCCTGTAGGGAGATGCTGGTTTTGGGGTGATTGGAGACAGAGGTTATCCTGGATCTCCTGGTTTGAAGGGTCGCCCTGGTGCACCCGGTGACCCTGGAATTGGCTACCCAGGCAGTGCTGGTGTTAGAGGATTTCCAGGCGACCCTGGTATCAGTGGGCTTCCAGGGATATCTGGACCTCCAGGACCACCAGGTAAGTTCTAAATAAaccggatggatggatttgccTACATAGTGAACAGAAAACGCATGTCTTTGTATCTTTGTGAATGTTGATACAGATACAAAGTATACTATATGTATACATGGGATAAattcatatacatatgtatacatgtataaatATGCACATGCATGTCCATGTGTACATAACAAAggtctctgtgtttttttcGTAAACAGATTCTGTTTGTCCACACACTAAATAATTAAACTCTCACTCAAATATGACTTTATACAATTCACCAGGAAGTGGAGAAGAGTATAGAAAAACTATCTCTTGATATATAATCTCTTGTAATTCACTATATACTTCTCTACTAAAATAGAAGCCTACTctctaattaaataaaaaacattaccTCCATAAATCTTACACAgattatgtaaaaatatcaaaatgtgacaaacatttaaaaataaatttacaaccccaattccaaaaaagttgtgacactgtgtaaaatgtaaataaaaacagaatgcaatgatttccgaatctcataaacccatatgttattcataatacaacatagaaaacatatcaaatgtttaaactgaggaaatgtgccattttaaggaaaaaataaggtaattttgaatttgatggctgcaacacgtctcaaaaaagttgggacaggggttgcaaaagcctggaaaagtaagtgttaagAAGATTGAACAGAATTATTAAGAAGTCTAATGAATGCTTTGAAAAACGTATAAATAAAAGAGTGGAGATGactgttattttgtttttactcgTTCCTCTTGGTTGATGTCTTTTtccattcaaataaaaaaaacattttttgtcttaGCAAATTCTGTGCTGCTTTACAGATCAATCCAAATCAATTAGGCACCAAAAAAATGACTGTTAAAAATGACTGGGGTGGAGGGGAATGgggtaaataataattagcatcTTCTTTAATTGTATGTGTTTCTGTGTCCTTGTACATGCCTATGTGCAGATTTCTTTTCTCACTCTGCTTATGCTAACATATTTTCCTACTTGATGGTTGAGCCATTGAGAGTTTGGGTGAACTAGCATCAAgaaaattaacattaaatttCAACTAAAATTCCCTcacactcaatctctctctgaaTTGGAACTGTGCAGAAATGTGACTTTGCTATGCTTTAACAGAACATGCCTGGTTTACTTggataatcttttttttattattccttgCTAATGATATAATCTTCTTCATGCTTATGCCTTCAAATGATTTGATGATGCTCCCTGAGTGAAATGATTGATGGAGTGATTAACTGACCGCATCTCTTGCTATTTCTCTTACCCTTGCATGTTGTCCGACTAGGTGACAGCTGTGGGCAGGCGGGGCTTAATGAAGCCTCTTTCACAAAGGGAGGTGAGGAGTCCAGAGCTGTAGTTGTAGTAGAAAGTAGTTCAGGCTGACTGGACCAGACATCTCAAGCCTGGCCTTCACTGGCATCACTTACTTTAAAGCATGCTTAAGGTGTCTGCTCCAATCAGCTCTTGCCCTTTCTTGGTGTGGTGTCCAGTGGAACAGTAGGGGCACCTGTTGGATATTCTGGAGTAAGCTGGAGCCACAGCCAGTGGACAGGATATACAGCGGGTGGggtaaaggaaaggaaaagacagaGTATCACAGAGCATGGACGACACTGTTGGTTTTCTCTGCCTGCTACACTTGACTTGACTATGTTTGCTCTGCCCTCAATGCTTTGTGTCTTCAGCTTACGCCGGTGCATACAACAAGTTCACACAATGACAGTGCATTAGCTCTTATTGCCCAATCAGCTAACAAAGCCTGGTGCATGTGATCAACCTGTTATGCTGTACACTGCAGGGGATATAATAAGATTGGCAGGTATCTTAGTATCCCACATGATTTCACTAAAATAGatgtttaaaatttaatttatttaatttattgccATGGCCATACAGAGTTAGTAATAAAAGCTGATGTATTCAGAAATTGTTGAATAAATATCAGTTAAAATATTAGAGAGATATCAGCAGAGAATTATCTCAGCAAACATTATAACACAAGAAAGTGTTACCaaagatttaaaatgttttttttgtttgtttgtttaatcagGAATAATTTAATCTTTTGCCAAAAACCTCCCATaattatgtgtatgtgtatatacagtaagtgaTGGGTTTTATTTAAGCTGGTCTAAagattattctgtttttctttttttctcaggcaaatttataacagtatttaaaatatttatcacaataattttaaataatactaaataacatttaaccatagcaaatttaaaaataagttAAAATAACTTGACTGAATATTTTCATATCCTGTCAGAACTTTGTTCTTGGTGTGGATTTACAAATGATTTCCTTGTAAATTTCCTTTTCTTTGCCTTTTCTAAAATTAAAAGTCAGttacagtgctgtttttaaaagTTGCTTTAGAAACAGTTGGTGCCCCATGTCGATGATTTGAGCATGTAACTGATGATCATATGAATCTCCACAGGACTGTCACTGCCCTGCATAATTCCAGGAGAACCTGGTAATCCAGGTTTCCCCGGACTGCCTGGAGTGCCAGGTAATTCTTTCCATCGTTATTTGCAATTGATCacaaagatgaagaaaaaagatGCGGATTGTCCTGTAAGTAGGTGCTACCAGACCcagttattataaataaatgtgtgtgtggttaggcCCAAAAGGAGAACCAGGTCCACCAGGACTAAATGGAAAACCAGGTGCTGATGGGTCAAAAGGTCAGAGAGGAGATCCAGGCAGTGGAGGTCAACCCGGACCACAAGGTATGATGCTAGTCAACATTTAGAAGATATGACACGAAAATGACTGTTTAATACATATCAACCCTCTTCAGGCCAAAACACCGATGCATCATTATTCCCACAGCAGATGGaacagaattttttaaaatttacaaACTTTCAACTGGTAACAAATGGTAATCATAAATTAAATGTGCAGGTTGGCCATTTTCAAAGTATATATAGACTTTATACTTTAAGCTttactttatttctcttttttctataCTTTATACTTTAAGCTTTCTAATGGAGAAATTAGCTCTGCTCCTAGCCAGAGTAGAGCACCTCACActaaaatatattatacatttaaagtatttattttacagcgaaataatgttttattgttttcctgCAAAAGATTAGGCATTTAAAACAGTGAATTAAAATACCAGAAAATGCACTGCCTAGTGGAATATCTAATGTTTTTGGTAGGGGTGAAAATAGTAAAAATCTGCAATTTAGTAGATTAATGTCATGCCCTTTATTTTAGTGGCTATTTTAGGTGAATACAAACCCTGTTTGAGTTTAACTTTATATGCAGCTAAAAACTTTGGTTTTGTAAAGAACTCAAATTCATTGTTTAATGTGAGTAATTTCAGTGGTGCAGACGGTTGAATCAGTGCACGCTAGTTGAGGTAGTTTTGGTGGCTcggtggttaaggctttgagttacactgttcaaatcccagcacagcCAAAATGCCATGGTTGGGTCCTTAGAAAATATCCTTAACCTtttgctcagttgtatcctgcCTCAATtgtaagttgcatttttcaagcatcagccaaatgagcaaatTGGATATTACATTATGTGTTATTATATACTATGTAAGATATAACAGTACTTCACGgtaaatatgttttacagttatttactgtaaatgtaagtATTTTACTGGCAAGTTGGCTGCCAGGAAGTTACTGTACATTTTACAATAAATGTAGTGCTTGAAAGGCAACTCATGAGGCATACTCACTTTCAAAACAGCGGGGCAGGGTCAGTTGTGGAAAGAAGAAGGATTgtcaatgtttttaaatgacaaaaggAAATTACATTGTGACAAAACTATATTAAATTGCTTTAACACAATGGATTTTACAGGCTTCCCTGGACCAAGAGGAGATCCAGGTTTACCAGGCTCTATAGAAAATGGCCGTCCAGGTTCTCCTGGAAATTATGGCCGTCCTGGGTTGCAAGGAGCAAAAGGAGAACCTGGCGAAGCTTTAGGGGTGGCTCCAGGAATACGCGGACTTCCAGGACAACCAGGAGAGCTTGGAGACAAGGGCGAACGAGGCACTCCTGGATTATCAGGCGGACGTGGTAGGTTTAATGACCTCATTTCAGAACTACTATTACTTAGTTTTCAGTACTGCAGTTATGAATGAAATTTTCCCTTGTAGGTTTTGATGGATCCAGTGGTAACCCAGGTGTAAAGGGGGAGCGTGGTGCCAGTGGTTTCCCAGGACTACCAGGGCCGCCAGGTCCACGGGGTGTGAGTCCTTCTGAAGTAAGTGGACCTCGTGGGCCACCTGGCAATCCTGGATTCCCTGGACCTGGAGGTGAGAAAGTGATCAAGTAGATGATTATTCTTTTATTCACTGGAATATTAAATTGCCCATCTGTTATCCTTGATGTTCCTATGGACCTTTGTCTTATCTTTTGAGAAAATTGGCTGCTCTATATTATAGGTTTCAGCAATTGAGTCTACTGATAAAGCTACTCATAAAGAATTTTAGTGAATGCAACTCTGTTTGGATTTTTGTGCACATCTCAGCGCTTTGTCTGGTACTGTGGTAGATACTCATCTCTAGGGTTAACTCTACCAAAACATATGGTTAAATGCAGCAGGGatggtgggtttttttcccgAGCCAGACTAAGGAGAGTTTACAAAAGAAGAAGTATGGTGATGTAGGATAAGGTAAAGTAATGTAAAATAAGATAAACTAATGAAAAGTAAAGTAAGAGAGAAAGAACTATGAATCACTTATGTTCCAGCACAGCTGGAGgtgtaataattataatgtCCTCTTACTGCTCATCTCTTTGTCAATGCATCCTCCTCTGGACTCTTTCTCACAAATACATCTCATTTCATCCCTCTATTCTGTCAATgtcctctccttctccttctttgtctctttgtctctctctgtccccacCTCAATCATCTCCATCTTCCCGTCCCTTCCATTTGTGGTGTCTTGCTCCTCTGTTCTTGGTGCTGGGTCAATTCTCTAGGCTGTCAAGGTGAGAAAAGTTATCATATCAACCCACTACTTCTTTATAGAGCTCATTTTTATCTAACAACCAATTCTTTtctaataaatattttcttagTTTGCTCCAGAAATTAGAGCATCTGAACTTCCTAACCAAAGCACCTAGTGAAAAGGATTGTGCTTTGCTGCTTTATTAAGCTGTGGAGAAAGATACTGTCCACTTTCTATACCATTCCAGTTTCCCATCAGCAAATCCCTTTTGGTGataataattaacattaacataattTATAATCCATTACACAATAAAATCCTTTATTTGTATCAAGCTGTCCTGGCCATGAAATTTTCATTTATCTATCAAGCTTGGGGTGGTATAAATCATGTGAGGTATATGTTCTCATCCATCATTtaaatgagtgtgtatatgtgggtGTATATACGGTATGTATGTTCATGATGAGCACTTGCCAGTGTTAAAATTTGCACTAATGCCATCAAGCAGTACTAATTTAGCTAGACTCCACCCATCTGCTGCACTGCTATAACCCTGATCTGCTTGTGTGATGTTAACAAACCCATCCAACTGAAAAGGAGTATTTACAGAGATTTCTAGAATCTGATTATTTTCTCtaatataatctaatatttcaaaatgtgcatatttattactgtttctTTGTATTAACGTTTTGTGTTTGTTCTAGAAGCATTTATTACTGATGTGCAGTAAATAAGAGTTAATGATTTGAAACCATTTTATTGACTTGATGTCGAATGAGATATGGTGAATGTTTGAATGAATGACTGTGGTGATGAATGAAGAAGGGTCTTTCTGCAGACAATTGGGCACTTTTTAAGTGGGTGTGTCATTGTAGTAGACAAAGTTTTATGAATGCACTCAGGGTGAAGGTTATAAACCTTTATGAAAAcatgtcaggttagctcatgtgaAGATTTGTTTAAATTACTTAAAATCTGCCAGCTTGAAGATTTCCATATATGGTCTTAAAGACACATATTTTGCGGTGTGTGATCTCCAGACAGAACACATGGAATAACGTGcttgtgtgtatctgtgtcaGTGGCTAATGTACCTTTGCAATAAAGATTTGCGGGCACAGTGTTAGATGTCATATAAATGTACAATTGCTAGATGGTTGAAGGTGATTTCTGTATAGGACAAATTACTGGAACATTCTGGTTTCCTAAATAACATAGACACATTACTATTAGATGTAGGAAATATCACATAAACACACTTCTAAGCATGTAGATGATCATTATGTTGTGAACCTTTTAAGAAAATGTCAATAGTAAGCCCTATCAATTCATTGGCTGACTGTAggctcatcttcatcttcaagTGTGTTTCAGAAGATTCTATTACAGTACTAACCTGAAAGAGTTTGCTATTGTTATTCCAAATACAATATGAATTGAGTGGTGTTTGACCCTCATGTTTGTGGTCTCCAAGGTTTTCCAGGACTCAAGGGAACAAGAGGAGACCCAGGACGCCAAGGCTTGGGTAGAAAGGGCTCTTCTGGACGACCTGGAATTCCAGGACCAAAAGGACAAATAGGACGTCCTGGAGATACTATTTCAGGACGTAATGGCCAATCAGGAAGGCcgggaaaaaaaggtttgaagtTTTCAAATGCTAAAAATCTGAGGCATTTCTGACAGGATCCCTGGAAAGATTTATAATTTTTAGCCTTCTTGCAAAATTAAATGCGTTTTTGCAAACAATGCTTCCAGATTGCCAGATAGCTAATTCATCCCATATCtcacattacattttacatctCCTTCCCAATCTTTATGAAATTATCAGTACTCTTTCATCATTCCAACCATTACAGACATTCACTATACTGATGTGGATGTTTTACAGGGGAGAAGGGATTCCCTGGATTGGTTGGATTCCCTGGATCACCTGGACGTTCTGGAGGCTCTGGACAGCCAGGGGGTAAAGGTCAACCTGGAATCCCAGGATTGGATGGTGAACGTGGAGTAAAGGGCTCTCTTGGTTTTAAAGGTATACCAAAAACTTAAAACATACCAGTTAACATGTCACTGATATATTATGGTTGCTTATTTGTATAGTATTCCATGCAAAAATAGATtccaaatatgtgtgtgtgtgtgtgtgtgtgtgtgtgttttccagggGACCGTGGAGAACCAGGCCAACCAGGTCCTTCCTCTCAACGCCTTCCACTGCAACTCATTAAAGGGGACCAAGGTACTCCTGGAGCTACAGGACTGCCTGGTTTTCCAGGACCACGAGGTACAGAAACGCTCCCATGGCCACTGGTtctcatctgtccatgaacAGAAAACTGTAGAATACACAATAGGAAGCATATTGTACAATGCAGTGTTCTTTAACTGTGGTAGTCAAACTTGAGCTTGAACATGATCTTACACACAGCAGTTCCTTTTTGGTTTTGCTTAGAAATTGCGATCTGTCATCATCCCATGCCAGAAATATAACAGGCATTGTCTTTAAACAGGTGATAAGGGAACCCCAGGTTTACCTGGTCGTTCAGGCTTTCCTGGGCAGATAGGAGTTGTTGTTAAGGGTCCACCTGGTGATCCAGGTTTCCAAGGAAGCACAGGTTCTTCAGGATTTGCAGGAACTAAAGGGGCACCTGGTGTTTTTGGTTTCCCTGGCATGCCTGGCCCTAGGGTAAGTCAATTTATTGTGTGATGCCAATCCAGCTAAATGATAGTATTGAAGTAAATAGTCAATGGGGAATACAGCTGCATGGAAATGCAATATTGACTGCAGTAGATGTCAGTTTCTTTTATGTTTTGGTTGAACAGTTTATTTGATGCATTTTGATCCCGTTTGCAGGGTGAGGATGGAGTTCCTGGTTTGTATGGACAACCTGGTATTTCAGGATTCCCTGGTAGCAAAGGTGAGTTTTTCTttccatataaataaatttctCCATGAGAACACAATCCATTTAAGATTGTAGTGTTTGACTGTGTATTTGGTTATATTTAACATAACGATCATCCCATGCATTTTCCTGTAAAGGTGAGAAAGGAGACTCTACTGGAGCACCTGGGGCCCCTGGAAGAAGGGGACTGGTAGGAGATTTTGGATTCCCTGGTGAGCTttatgcttttcttttcttcagtttactatcttctttttttctttttttcttttttttcacaagAGCATACTACAACAGTTGCTTGTAATTATTAACTGTTTAATTTTACTGATCATATAATGGATGCTGACAGGGAACACATTAAGCCAGAGGAGATTATGAAAGTgactttgtattttattattaacattttacaaacATATGTCTAGAGACCCTGgtgtttttgtgaataaaaGCACTTGGCCtaatataataaacatgtttatatccaaTGTTATGCCAAATTAAAATTACTAATGAACAATTTGTGAATAGGAAACTGAAAGGCATTCtttaacaatattattattataatatcatgTATTATAAAATGGCACTGTTAGCGATTTGTTTATGTAATACCTCAATGTCAGTATTTTCCCTTTCGATTGTATTTGATGCACAGGTCGCCCAGGCTTTGCTGGTGAACAAGGTTCTCAGGGTTTGCCAGGAGATTTTGGATATCCTGGGCAGAAAGGACTACCTGGAGATCCAGGAAGGCCTGGATCAGGAGGTAACCCTTTTGCAGAAAGATCTCCTTTTAATTAGTTATTATACTTAACTGATGCTTCTTTTAACTTGTCTTACACTTCATGTACCTTCGGTCAGGTCAACCTGGGCCACGTGGCACTAAGGGTCTTGATGGTTTTCCGGGACAGAGGGGACGGGATGGTGAATCAGGTCTCCCTGGGACTCCAGGTCGTGCAGGAGTAAAAGGTCAGTCTAGTTAAagagcataatttttttttgcagttacaGCCAGAATGTCTGCAATGTTTGCTACAGATATGTTGTTTTTATGCAAGTAATGTATAACTTTGCTGGCATCTATACATCTAGAAACAGGCTAGGTTTCTATTAAAATAAGCAGCAAGATTCAGGAAGCTCCCAGTTCAGTTACTGGGTCTAGCAACTGAACTTCTTATTTTATGTTAACTGCTGCAACTTTACCCAACTGCTTCACAATGCTAATTTTTGAAAGAATGTTTAATAACACACTTTTCCTAATTTTCTTATAGGTTTATCTGGATCCCCTGGTTTAGATGGACTCAATGGACTTTCAGGGCCCAAAGGTCAACCGGGTATACCTGGTAAGAATATCTACAGCTATTGATACTTCCTGTATTTCAAATGAGTCCACACACAGTCAGCAGCCACCTTGTGGTAGACCATGTACTTAAAACGTAAAGTAACACAGTTAAATCTGTCCACAGGTGTAGTAGAGGGCGGTCAGCCTGGAGCCCCAGGATTGAATGGACTAAAGGGAGAAAGAGGCACATCAGTGCCCGGAGCATCAGGATTTCCTGGAGTAAAGGGAGCCCGAGGAGATATTGGTGAGAAAAtagtaaacattttaatcagCTCTTTCTAACACGGTCATAAAAATGAGTCATTTAGCTAGGCGACACCAAGAACATAACAACCCATGACTCAAGCAAATGAAACCAAACAAATTAAGTAGAGATAGATcatttactactactacattacTTCTAGCCCTGCCCAATCCCACTAATATCACTACCTCAACTACTGCGACCACTATCACCACCGCAACACAACTagtactacttctactactattacttcactactactaatactaatactaatactttTTTATATTCTCCCTAGGTTTTGAAAAGTTTGTGACATTAAGGGCATAATATTAAGTAAACAACTAAATCTCtgcaataaatgtaaaacattaaatTACTAAAATGCACATTTCTAGATACAGAAATACCTGTTCTGTTTCAGGACTGTATTTGCCCCAATATGTTGATCCTATTATTGTGTTCTTTGTTAGGTTACCCTGGACGGACAGGGTTTCCAGGTCCTCCAGGTCCTCCAGGACGATCCATTGCATCTGGCATTCTTGGTCCTCTAGGAGATCCTGGTCTACCTGGACTAGATGGTGAAAAAGGTAAGcctgtttttttaatgactgtcaagttaagtaaaataatattttgcaCATGGAGCAAAGAGACCAGAAAGAGATGAGATTCAAAATGgttatctaatttttttttttaaatacctctTCAATGATAAAGTGTTTTATCTTCCTGGCTCCCTATCTAACTGATCTTTCTATGAGCCAGCCAtatgatgacatttttaaaaaatgtctctTTTATAGGTATTCCTGGCTCCCCTGGTCCTCGTGGTCCAGCTGGGCCTGGAACAGACCAGGGTGACAGAGGAGATCATGGATTTCCTGGATTACCTGGAATCCCTGGGATACGTGGCGAACCTGGATTTTCAGGAGGACGTGGACCACCTGGCAACTCAGGATTCAAAGGTGCTTGTATGGAAAATCTTTATGACATTACCCATCACTATATTGAGCTATTAGCTGTAGTCTAAACTGAACTGTAGTAGgaattttttttggtctgaaagtaaatttaattttatatgcCAAAGATTGCCTTTCTCTACCTGTCTCCTTCAGGACTGAGAGGAGACCCTGGAGGTAATGGACCTCCAGGACGTCTAGGCTCCCCTGGAGATCAGGGAAGTTATGGTAGCAAAGGATCAAAAGGATTTGTGGGTCAGTAAATAAACTCAGCAGGTCTGTTGAAATATataggacattttttttttttcatttttaaatgcgAGCTTTGGCATTGCAGTCCAATCATTTTACCTTACATGTACTTCTTTGAAGTTAAGCACTCTCTTAAATACGTGCCATTTCCTGAACTGTATTTCTTCTTTTCAGGTCAACC
Protein-coding regions in this window:
- the col4a6 gene encoding collagen alpha-6(IV) chain, which gives rise to MKLWFAVFVVLCLDSTYAGSKTHEPCAGRDCSGKCSCPPIKGSRGQPGPLGPSGPTGPDGFIGAPGPIGPKGERGHGGQSGPSGPKGDKGPVGVPGFPGLDGIPGHPGQEGPQGLPGADGCNGTRGDPGFPSGFPGRPGNPGSKGLRGVKGQKGEPRFISTNSVPVGPVGERGFPGPVGLPGPVGPIGLPGYPGRPGPPGPPGLTGHPGQGYEGEKGEKGDAGLPGLRGAPAALLGSPAISTISKGEKGDIGPPGATGPQGPRGPYGYKGERGEKGILGLPGARGPPGFNGPLGEDGLKGYRGSPGLFGLSGAPGPKGYRGESGPPGPTIFIGEQESFVQGPLGDPGFDGLPGPTGDAGLPGRPGPPGDPGSSSFQTGTPGFPGFPGITGPKGEKGDAGQSSFSPVGLPGDRGLPGPPGPPGPRGITETTLIPGDKTGTPGVKGSRGQLGVKGFKGAKGEVGLCDCFGEDISGREGPQGFQGLPGFAGLSGRKGEVGDPGPPGLYGPQGPIGRPGERGFTGIKGEKGNPYYAARRGQKGDIGQQGPAGPTGDIGQPGRNGAAGFPGAPGLPGDAGFGVIGDRGYPGSPGLKGRPGAPGDPGIGYPGSAGVRGFPGDPGISGLPGISGPPGPPGLSLPCIIPGEPGNPGFPGLPGVPGPKGEPGPPGLNGKPGADGSKGQRGDPGSGGQPGPQGFPGPRGDPGLPGSIENGRPGSPGNYGRPGLQGAKGEPGEALGVAPGIRGLPGQPGELGDKGERGTPGLSGGRGFDGSSGNPGVKGERGASGFPGLPGPPGPRGVSPSEVSGPRGPPGNPGFPGPGGFPGLKGTRGDPGRQGLGRKGSSGRPGIPGPKGQIGRPGDTISGRNGQSGRPGKKGEKGFPGLVGFPGSPGRSGGSGQPGGKGQPGIPGLDGERGVKGSLGFKGDRGEPGQPGPSSQRLPLQLIKGDQGTPGATGLPGFPGPRGDKGTPGLPGRSGFPGQIGVVVKGPPGDPGFQGSTGSSGFAGTKGAPGVFGFPGMPGPRGEDGVPGLYGQPGISGFPGSKGEKGDSTGAPGAPGRRGLVGDFGFPGRPGFAGEQGSQGLPGDFGYPGQKGLPGDPGRPGSGGQPGPRGTKGLDGFPGQRGRDGESGLPGTPGRAGVKGLSGSPGLDGLNGLSGPKGQPGIPGVVEGGQPGAPGLNGLKGERGTSVPGASGFPGVKGARGDIGYPGRTGFPGPPGPPGRSIASGILGPLGDPGLPGLDGEKGIPGSPGPRGPAGPGTDQGDRGDHGFPGLPGIPGIRGEPGFSGGRGPPGNSGFKGLRGDPGGNGPPGRLGSPGDQGSYGSKGSKGFVGQPGSKGLPGIVVPPQIRDMPVGNPGPRGASGLPGYTGSTGQPGFPGRPGPKGKIGSMGNPGRTGPAGPSGPIGDPGVPGYQGSAGGSGFRGRQGQPGPSGLPGRAIGIGYTLVKHSQSSQVPMCPQGMDKLWDGYSLLYVEGQEKAHNQDLGLAGSCLPRFSTIPFLYCTTSELCYYASRNDKSYWLSTTAPIPMMPVENEQITQFISRCSVCEAPSQAVAVHSQDVTIPPCPRGWRSLWIGYSFLMHTAAGAEGGGQSLVSPGSCLEDFRATPFIECNGARGTCFFFNNKHSFWLTTVQQERQFTQSPDSETLKGDQYRGRISRCQVCMKIL